A single window of Bombus affinis isolate iyBomAffi1 chromosome 15, iyBomAffi1.2, whole genome shotgun sequence DNA harbors:
- the LOC126924891 gene encoding serine/threonine-protein kinase 11-interacting protein isoform X1, which produces MSKVQNEAIMQEIMVLGKLLHQNGEKVLNASGKLSLSTTLLYNLNEAFSLIVDGCENLEASFQVCNSSKIDIFRDLKFLHDFVQKTIGLKVTYCPSNPKIPIDITKFRCLKYLELKKINIDIVKGLRSVRGQLESIVCTGGKGVCTVKQLLVNCGGDTGVGFVWGSLKHLALPHNALEKLDTSLELVPWLQVIDLSHNLITSADELSCLPNLKHVNLGYNKLETVPIFNEAASRLLQVLVLKNNYIESLNGLQSLECLTALDLSYNCLMEHSVLWPLEKMSALLWISLKGNPLSYHPKHRLLSIKHLHPCLSDSKLVIDDSSLSRLEKQIITENRFFIVRSEKSVSNELLNSVSNSLNSSSLLTSINTSTISDFIAGTSAEGTGSMEKSFSKSKKKSNIKEAIIAEVEQEKDDLKADRSISCLEISEGHLETKKQILEIRRRYGEDKWLSSQAGTFVQDIMGIQPPTYSITSEFTIENLNAKDIAHSIEDSVNLLMKDTHIELNDKSESLKQEINEFNDEKNGSKVLTEEENVSEVLLSNDTSVLENLSEPPYDPEQEVGNLYRVQRRKNSNEFEDLFLIITTHVIRERDSLTGKLRCCWSTSSVLSCVLGRSEPVTVDIIFDTTREHRQNRRYFVEPNIAKEIVQIINERIEKRTILLKVFKCMKCSTHFSQDSEYIFISSSASVPGTNQLKCPTCGSTLVIETDELSMLDMENDTSKDLLKSVTKNQHSENPVKTNLQHSESSSSIGGAGVRAISVTTSLVHSDSHIQAQVRCSATSLEESRESTPSANVLDKKYESDIEVLSNPSESSIEVLDDGSRTHLTPHRKRSSEERRAAVAPCLLTIPDAAPIMTGLTESSSSGSLTNSICTAYENKVMRQINADEKSLSNNDKETKSTPVTNLTSMLGGLLQSIKIGSNKPLELKTDETSHLMGSNIQYSYADFSSIDHRIKLHIILNIFEHENEELILLLRAEILMQNTKDTFPGCVVLSTSKVYILKIVGPEGEDPQRWLHKEISWTIDRLRRFSPIPFKQGVLIELEQPNKTNDELNSTITFLCVLQDLQRTLNFLLYVTDFLLPPICEEVELKISEHCTSLMHELLKNCKNYQDKDTVRHLALFSSALLKYQDLEIQLKLSSLIVTTSVLVICNMQWLLPGNKELPQIIREQAMSNLIGVEHYSSSITLNFLDEIIGQEERWVLDFVSMSAAEIVITSIRSPWEELFSIPLQNMVCKSQDSENA; this is translated from the exons ATGAGTAAAGTTCAAAATGAAGCTATTATGCAAGAGATAATGGTACTTGGAAAGCTCCTGCATCAGAATGGAGAAAAAGTATTAAATGCATCTGGCAAACTCTCTTTGTCAACTACTTTACTGTATAATTTAAATGAAGCTTTTTCTCTGATCGTCGATGGATGTGAAAATTTAGAAGCTTCATTTCAAGTATGCAACAGCTCAAAGATTGACATATTCCGTGACCTGAAATTTCTACATGACTTTGTGCAGAAGACAATTGGATTAAAAGTGACTTATTGTCCAAGCAATCCTAAGATACCCATTGATATTACTAAATTTAGGTGTTTGAAATAtctagaattaaaaaaaattaacattgatattGTAAAAGGACTCAGAAGTGTTAGAGGCCAACTTGAAAGCATTGTCTGTACTGGTGGAAAAGGAGTTTGTACTGTAAAACAACTCTTgg TAAATTGTGGTGGTGATACTGGTGTTGGGTTTGTATGGGGTTCTTTGAAACATTTGGCATTACCACACAATGCTCTTGAAAAATTGGATACATCTTTAGAGTTAGTACCATGGTTACAAGTAATAGATTTAAGTCATAACTTGATAACATCTGCAGATGAATTATCTTGTTTgccaaatttaaaacatgtaaATCTTGGATATAATAAACTTGAAACAGTACCCATCTTTAATGAAGCTGCATCACGTTTATTACAAGTACTAGTTCTGAAGAATAATTACATAGAAAGTTTAAATG GTTTGCAAAGTTTGGAGTGTTTAACAGCGTTAGATTTATCTTACAATTGTTTGATGGAACATTCAGTCTTGTGGCCTTTAGAGAAAATGTCTGCTTTGTTATGGATATCCTTAAAAGGCAATCCCTTGTCATATCATCCAAAACATCGATTATTATCCATAAAACATTTACATCCATGTTTGAGTGATAGCAAG TTGGTTATAGATGATTCATCACTTTCAAGATTAGAGAAGCAAATTATTACAGAAAATCGATTCTTTATCGTCAGATCTGAAAAATCCGTGTCGAACGAGTTACTCAACTCAGTGTCAAATTCCTTAAATTCTAGTAGTTTACTTACATCTATTAACACGTCTACGATTAGTGATTTCATAGCAGGAACATCTGCAGAAGGGACAGGTAGCATGGAAAAAAGTTTTtctaaaagtaaaaagaaatcaaACATAAAGGAAGCAATTATCGCGGAAGTCGAGCAAGAAAAAGATGATTTAAAAGCAGATCGTAGTATTTCTTGCTTAG AAATTTCGGAAGGACATCTAGAAACAAAAAAGCAAATTTTGGAGATACGAAGAAGATATGGAGAAGATAAGTGGTTAAGTAGTCAAGCTGGCACATTTGTTCAAGATATTATGGGAATACAACCTCCGACATATTCAATAACATCGGAATTTACGATAGAAAATTTAAACGCTAAAGATATTGCGCATAGTATTGAAGATTCTGTGAATCTTTTGATGAAAGATACACACATTGAATTAAATGATAAATCTGAATCTTTAAAGCAAGAAATTAATGAATTTAACGACGAAAAAAATGGAAGTAAAGTATTAACCGAAGAAGAGAATGTTTCCGAGGTTTTACTGAGCAATGACACAAGCGTTCTTGAGAATCTGTCTGAGCCTCCTTATGATCCAGAACAAG AAGTTGGGAATTTGTACCGAGTTCAAAGAAGGAAAAATTCAAACGAATTTGAAGATTTGtttttaataataacaacaCA tgTTATTCGAGAGAGAGATTCACTCACTGGGAAACTGAGATGCTGTTGGTCAACAAGTTCTGTATTATCATGTGTACTTGGTAGAAGTGAACCAGTGACGGTAGATATAATTTTCGATACCACACGCGAACATCGTCAAAACAGGAGATATTTCGTAGAACCAAACATTGCAAaa GAAATAGTTCAAATAATTAACGAGAGAATAGAAAAAAGAACGATATTGTTGAAAGTTTTTAAATGTATGAAATGTTCAACTCATTTTTCCCAAGATTCAGAATATATTTTCATAAGTTCATCTGCATCAG TTCCAGGTACAAATCAATTGAAATGTCCCACCTGTGGAAGTACTTTAGTTATAGAAACAGACGAATTATCGATGTTGGATATGGAAAATGATACTTCTAAAGATTTGTTGAAAAGCGTAACCAAAAATCAACATTCTGAGAATCCAGTAAAAACCAATCTACAACATTCTGAATCTTCTTCTAGTATTG GTGGAGCGGGAGTACGAGCTATATCCGTCACCACTTCTTTGGTGCACTCCGACTCTCACATCCAAGCTCAAGTCCGCT GTTCAGCAACAAGTTTGGAGGAATCAAGAGAATCAACACCATCTGCAAATGTACtagataaaaaatatgaaagtgATATAGAAGTACTCAGCAATCCAAGTGAAAGTAGCATTGAAGTTCTAGATGATGGGTCAAG AACACATCTTACACCACATAGAAAACGTTCTTCGGAGGAAAGACGTGCTGCAGTTGCTCCATGTCTTTTAACAATACCAGATGCAGCACCAATCATGACTGGTTTAACAGAGAGTAGCTCTTCAG GTTCTTTAACGAATAGTATTTGTACCGCATATGAAAACAAAGTAATGAGACAAATTAATGCAGATGAAAAATCCCTTAGTAATAATGATAAAGAGACCAAATCTACGCCAGTAACAAATTTAACTTCTATGCTAGGAG GACTACTTCAGAGTATAAAAATTGGCAGTAATAAACCATTAGAGCTAAAAACGGATGAAACGTCGCATTTAATGGGTAGTAATATCCAGTATTCTTATGCGGATTTCAGTAGTATAGATCATAGAATAAAACTAcatatcattttaaatatatttgaacaTGAAAACGAAGAGCTTATTCTTCTTCTCAGG GCAGAGATCCTAATGCAAAATACAAAAGATACATTTCCTGGTTGTGTGGTTTTATCTACATCGAAAGTTTATATTCTTAAAATTGTTGGACCAGAAGg aGAAGACCCACAACGCTGGTTGCATAAAGAAATTAGCTGGACTATAGATAGATTAAGACGTTTCTCTCCGATACCATTTAAGCAAGGCGTCCTGATTGAATTAGAACAACCTAACAAAACAAATGATGAATTGAATTCTACTATTACATTTTTATGCGTTTTACAAGACTTACAAAGAACGCTCAACTTTTTGCTTTATGTTACTG ATTTTTTATTACCACCAATTTGTGAAGAAGTCGAACTCAAAATATCAGAACATTGTACTTCTTTAATGcatgaattattaaaaaattgcaaaaactaCCAAGATAAAGATACTGTTAGGCACCTTGCTTTATTCTCTTCTGCCTTGTTAAAATATCAAGACCTCGAAATTCAACTGAAATTATCAAGCTTAATAGTGACTACTTCCGTCTTGGTAATATGCAATATGCAGTGGCTTCTTCCAGGCAACAAGGAGTTGCCACAGATAATAAGAGAACAAGCAATGAGCAATTTGATTGGAGTT GAACATTATAGCTCCTCAATAACTTTGAATTTCTTAGATGAAATAATAGGACAAGAGGAAAGGTGGGTTTTAGACTTCGTTTCTATGAGTGCTGCTGAAATAGTCATTACTTCCATACGATCTCCATGGGAGGAACTGTTTTCAATTCCCTTACAAAATATGGTTTGCAAATCACAAGATAGCGAAAACGCATAG
- the LOC126924891 gene encoding serine/threonine-protein kinase 11-interacting protein isoform X3: protein MSKVQNEAIMQEIMVLGKLLHQNGEKVLNASGKLSLSTTLLYNLNEAFSLIVDGCENLEASFQVCNSSKIDIFRDLKFLHDFVQKTIGLKVTYCPSNPKIPIDITKFRCLKYLELKKINIDIVKGLRSVRGQLESIVCTGGKGVCTVKQLLVNCGGDTGVGFVWGSLKHLALPHNALEKLDTSLELVPWLQVIDLSHNLITSADELSCLPNLKHVNLGYNKLETVPIFNEAASRLLQVLVLKNNYIESLNGLQSLECLTALDLSYNCLMEHSVLWPLEKMSALLWISLKGNPLSYHPKHRLLSIKHLHPCLSDSKLVIDDSSLSRLEKQIITENRFFIVRSEKSVSNELLNSVSNSLNSSSLLTSINTSTISDFIAGTSAEGTGSMEKSFSKSKKKSNIKEAIIAEVEQEKDDLKADRSISCLEISEGHLETKKQILEIRRRYGEDKWLSSQAGTFVQDIMGIQPPTYSITSEFTIENLNAKDIAHSIEDSVNLLMKDTHIELNDKSESLKQEINEFNDEKNGSKVLTEEENVSEVLLSNDTSVLENLSEPPYDPEQEVGNLYRVQRRKNSNEFEDLFLIITTHVIRERDSLTGKLRCCWSTSSVLSCVLGRSEPVTVDIIFDTTREHRQNRRYFVEPNIAKEIVQIINERIEKRTILLKVFKCMKCSTHFSQDSEYIFISSSASVPGTNQLKCPTCGSTLVIETDELSMLDMENDTSKDLLKSVTKNQHSENPVKTNLQHSESSSSIGGAGVRAISVTTSLVHSDSHIQAQVRCSATSLEESRESTPSANVLDKKYESDIEVLSNPSESSIEVLDDGSRKRSSEERRAAVAPCLLTIPDAAPIMTGLTESSSSGSLTNSICTAYENKVMRQINADEKSLSNNDKETKSTPVTNLTSMLGGLLQSIKIGSNKPLELKTDETSHLMGSNIQYSYADFSSIDHRIKLHIILNIFEHENEELILLLRAEILMQNTKDTFPGCVVLSTSKVYILKIVGPEGEDPQRWLHKEISWTIDRLRRFSPIPFKQGVLIELEQPNKTNDELNSTITFLCVLQDLQRTLNFLLYVTDFLLPPICEEVELKISEHCTSLMHELLKNCKNYQDKDTVRHLALFSSALLKYQDLEIQLKLSSLIVTTSVLVICNMQWLLPGNKELPQIIREQAMSNLIGVEHYSSSITLNFLDEIIGQEERWVLDFVSMSAAEIVITSIRSPWEELFSIPLQNMVCKSQDSENA from the exons ATGAGTAAAGTTCAAAATGAAGCTATTATGCAAGAGATAATGGTACTTGGAAAGCTCCTGCATCAGAATGGAGAAAAAGTATTAAATGCATCTGGCAAACTCTCTTTGTCAACTACTTTACTGTATAATTTAAATGAAGCTTTTTCTCTGATCGTCGATGGATGTGAAAATTTAGAAGCTTCATTTCAAGTATGCAACAGCTCAAAGATTGACATATTCCGTGACCTGAAATTTCTACATGACTTTGTGCAGAAGACAATTGGATTAAAAGTGACTTATTGTCCAAGCAATCCTAAGATACCCATTGATATTACTAAATTTAGGTGTTTGAAATAtctagaattaaaaaaaattaacattgatattGTAAAAGGACTCAGAAGTGTTAGAGGCCAACTTGAAAGCATTGTCTGTACTGGTGGAAAAGGAGTTTGTACTGTAAAACAACTCTTgg TAAATTGTGGTGGTGATACTGGTGTTGGGTTTGTATGGGGTTCTTTGAAACATTTGGCATTACCACACAATGCTCTTGAAAAATTGGATACATCTTTAGAGTTAGTACCATGGTTACAAGTAATAGATTTAAGTCATAACTTGATAACATCTGCAGATGAATTATCTTGTTTgccaaatttaaaacatgtaaATCTTGGATATAATAAACTTGAAACAGTACCCATCTTTAATGAAGCTGCATCACGTTTATTACAAGTACTAGTTCTGAAGAATAATTACATAGAAAGTTTAAATG GTTTGCAAAGTTTGGAGTGTTTAACAGCGTTAGATTTATCTTACAATTGTTTGATGGAACATTCAGTCTTGTGGCCTTTAGAGAAAATGTCTGCTTTGTTATGGATATCCTTAAAAGGCAATCCCTTGTCATATCATCCAAAACATCGATTATTATCCATAAAACATTTACATCCATGTTTGAGTGATAGCAAG TTGGTTATAGATGATTCATCACTTTCAAGATTAGAGAAGCAAATTATTACAGAAAATCGATTCTTTATCGTCAGATCTGAAAAATCCGTGTCGAACGAGTTACTCAACTCAGTGTCAAATTCCTTAAATTCTAGTAGTTTACTTACATCTATTAACACGTCTACGATTAGTGATTTCATAGCAGGAACATCTGCAGAAGGGACAGGTAGCATGGAAAAAAGTTTTtctaaaagtaaaaagaaatcaaACATAAAGGAAGCAATTATCGCGGAAGTCGAGCAAGAAAAAGATGATTTAAAAGCAGATCGTAGTATTTCTTGCTTAG AAATTTCGGAAGGACATCTAGAAACAAAAAAGCAAATTTTGGAGATACGAAGAAGATATGGAGAAGATAAGTGGTTAAGTAGTCAAGCTGGCACATTTGTTCAAGATATTATGGGAATACAACCTCCGACATATTCAATAACATCGGAATTTACGATAGAAAATTTAAACGCTAAAGATATTGCGCATAGTATTGAAGATTCTGTGAATCTTTTGATGAAAGATACACACATTGAATTAAATGATAAATCTGAATCTTTAAAGCAAGAAATTAATGAATTTAACGACGAAAAAAATGGAAGTAAAGTATTAACCGAAGAAGAGAATGTTTCCGAGGTTTTACTGAGCAATGACACAAGCGTTCTTGAGAATCTGTCTGAGCCTCCTTATGATCCAGAACAAG AAGTTGGGAATTTGTACCGAGTTCAAAGAAGGAAAAATTCAAACGAATTTGAAGATTTGtttttaataataacaacaCA tgTTATTCGAGAGAGAGATTCACTCACTGGGAAACTGAGATGCTGTTGGTCAACAAGTTCTGTATTATCATGTGTACTTGGTAGAAGTGAACCAGTGACGGTAGATATAATTTTCGATACCACACGCGAACATCGTCAAAACAGGAGATATTTCGTAGAACCAAACATTGCAAaa GAAATAGTTCAAATAATTAACGAGAGAATAGAAAAAAGAACGATATTGTTGAAAGTTTTTAAATGTATGAAATGTTCAACTCATTTTTCCCAAGATTCAGAATATATTTTCATAAGTTCATCTGCATCAG TTCCAGGTACAAATCAATTGAAATGTCCCACCTGTGGAAGTACTTTAGTTATAGAAACAGACGAATTATCGATGTTGGATATGGAAAATGATACTTCTAAAGATTTGTTGAAAAGCGTAACCAAAAATCAACATTCTGAGAATCCAGTAAAAACCAATCTACAACATTCTGAATCTTCTTCTAGTATTG GTGGAGCGGGAGTACGAGCTATATCCGTCACCACTTCTTTGGTGCACTCCGACTCTCACATCCAAGCTCAAGTCCGCT GTTCAGCAACAAGTTTGGAGGAATCAAGAGAATCAACACCATCTGCAAATGTACtagataaaaaatatgaaagtgATATAGAAGTACTCAGCAATCCAAGTGAAAGTAGCATTGAAGTTCTAGATGATGGGTCAAG AAAACGTTCTTCGGAGGAAAGACGTGCTGCAGTTGCTCCATGTCTTTTAACAATACCAGATGCAGCACCAATCATGACTGGTTTAACAGAGAGTAGCTCTTCAG GTTCTTTAACGAATAGTATTTGTACCGCATATGAAAACAAAGTAATGAGACAAATTAATGCAGATGAAAAATCCCTTAGTAATAATGATAAAGAGACCAAATCTACGCCAGTAACAAATTTAACTTCTATGCTAGGAG GACTACTTCAGAGTATAAAAATTGGCAGTAATAAACCATTAGAGCTAAAAACGGATGAAACGTCGCATTTAATGGGTAGTAATATCCAGTATTCTTATGCGGATTTCAGTAGTATAGATCATAGAATAAAACTAcatatcattttaaatatatttgaacaTGAAAACGAAGAGCTTATTCTTCTTCTCAGG GCAGAGATCCTAATGCAAAATACAAAAGATACATTTCCTGGTTGTGTGGTTTTATCTACATCGAAAGTTTATATTCTTAAAATTGTTGGACCAGAAGg aGAAGACCCACAACGCTGGTTGCATAAAGAAATTAGCTGGACTATAGATAGATTAAGACGTTTCTCTCCGATACCATTTAAGCAAGGCGTCCTGATTGAATTAGAACAACCTAACAAAACAAATGATGAATTGAATTCTACTATTACATTTTTATGCGTTTTACAAGACTTACAAAGAACGCTCAACTTTTTGCTTTATGTTACTG ATTTTTTATTACCACCAATTTGTGAAGAAGTCGAACTCAAAATATCAGAACATTGTACTTCTTTAATGcatgaattattaaaaaattgcaaaaactaCCAAGATAAAGATACTGTTAGGCACCTTGCTTTATTCTCTTCTGCCTTGTTAAAATATCAAGACCTCGAAATTCAACTGAAATTATCAAGCTTAATAGTGACTACTTCCGTCTTGGTAATATGCAATATGCAGTGGCTTCTTCCAGGCAACAAGGAGTTGCCACAGATAATAAGAGAACAAGCAATGAGCAATTTGATTGGAGTT GAACATTATAGCTCCTCAATAACTTTGAATTTCTTAGATGAAATAATAGGACAAGAGGAAAGGTGGGTTTTAGACTTCGTTTCTATGAGTGCTGCTGAAATAGTCATTACTTCCATACGATCTCCATGGGAGGAACTGTTTTCAATTCCCTTACAAAATATGGTTTGCAAATCACAAGATAGCGAAAACGCATAG